The nucleotide window TGACGGAATCACCGACGAGTGTGACGCTGCGATCGTCACCGAACCCGGCCCGATTCTCGCCCAGACGACGATCGAGAACCCCGCCCTGCTGCTCGGTGCGCGCGGACGGTTCCTCTACGACATCACCGTGACTGGCGAGGCCGCACACGGCTCACAGCCGCGGAAGGGGACGAACGCCGTGGTCGATGCGGGACGGTTGGCCGATGCGCTCGCGGCGATGGACGTCGGCACACACGAGCAACTCGGCGATGGCTCCGTCTGTCCGATCGAAATCGAGGGTGGCGGTGAGACACTTTCTGTACCGGAATCGTGCCGTCTGCTTGTCGATCGCCACGTCGTCATCGGTGAGACGGAAGACGTCGTCCGAGCGGACGCAGAACGCGTCGTCGCGGATCTCGACCCCGACTCCGACGTACAGATCGACTTTCGGGAAGCACCCGCTCCGGACGTTCACTACGGTCCCTACGTCACCGATGCCGATGACCCGCTCGTGGACGCGCTATCGAGTGGTGTCGAGACGGTCACCGACGACGAACCAGCCATCGGCTACTTTTCGAGCGTCGGCGACTTCAACTACTTCGGCCACCGTGCCGATCTGCCGACCGTGATCGTCGGTCCCGACGGCGAGAATATCCACGGTGCCGGCGAGTTCGTCCACACCGACGACGTGGTCGACGTGGCACGCATCGTCGCCGCTGGCTGTGCCTCCCTGCTCGGCTGACCGTTTCTGGGTATATCAGTCACTCCCTGTCGAGTAGCCTGTCGACATCGAGACGATCGACGAGCAGCGACTGCATCCGTTCGATGGTGTCGGCGCTCCGTGCAGGGCCAGCAGCGATGGCGTCCTCGGCGCGGTCGACGGCCGTAATCGTGTCGGAGGGGACGCGGAGCACCGGCACGTTTGCCTTCTCAGCGCGGCCGAGAACCGCCTGTGGGGGGCTGTGACCGCCGGTGAGAAGCAGACAGGCGATGCCCGACGCCTGCAGCGCCGCGGTCTGTATCTCGGATCGATCGCCACCGGTGATCATCGCGGCCGAGCGCGTGCGACGGAACTGCCCGAGTGCGGCTTCGGATCCCATCGCGCCGACGGAAACCCGTTCGACGAGACCGTCGAGCGGGGTTTCGTCGGTGAGCACTCGTGCGCCGAGCTCGTCGGCGAGATCCGCCACCGTGATGCCCGCGAGCTCGCGCTGGTGGGGCACCACGCCGAGGATCGGTATTCCACGGTCTTCGAGGAAGGGGATGGCGTCGGTCGTCAGCTCGTCGTAGTTGTCGTCCGACACGCCGTTGAACAGCACGCCATCCACCTCGTCGAGCTGTCGGGTCGCCGCGAGCACGTCGTCGATATCGCCGGGCTCGTCGTAGTGGGCGATGAGAATCACCCGTGCGTCGAGCAGCTCCGCGACGTCCCGATCGGTGAGACCGATGATCCCGCCCGTCGAGAGTCGGCTGCCGCCCTCGATTACGATCAGCTCGTGATCGGCGGCGAGTTCGCGGTAGCTCTCGGTGACACGCTCGCGCAGCTCCGCCGGATCGGCCTGGCCACGCAGTGCCGTTTCGACGAGTGTCTGTGAGTAGACCACCGGCTCCAGGTCGTGCACTTCGGCATCGAGATCGAGCAGTTCGCCCGCGAGTAGCGGATCCTTGTCGAGTGTCTTGCCGACGTTGCTCTGGAGGCGCGTGCCCTTCGGTTTCATGTAGCCGGCGTCCACGTCGCGGTCGGCGGCGATCCGTGCGATCGCGAGTGCGATGGCCGTCTTGCCGGTGCCTTCGTCGGTCGTGGTGAATAGTATCGGGTTCATCGGTCGAGTTCCTCCGGGTCGATCGTCGCCGCGAGATCCACCGCCACGACGCCGTCCGGCGTGGCGACG belongs to Halococcus qingdaonensis and includes:
- a CDS encoding M20 family metallopeptidase, whose product is MTDDPADMLDTATVDPGRLAERIDHDETIELLQDLVRIRSPYFEEKAIAEFVYDWLSSRGHDPEYHPVNEPDITEFEGNNVLARLEGSDPEAPTLLLNAHLDTVEIVEAWDEDPLSGRIEDGKLYGQGACDMKGGLAGIMVAFDGLAAADVDLAGDLLFSAVVDEEGPYGLGANQLIRDGITDECDAAIVTEPGPILAQTTIENPALLLGARGRFLYDITVTGEAAHGSQPRKGTNAVVDAGRLADALAAMDVGTHEQLGDGSVCPIEIEGGGETLSVPESCRLLVDRHVVIGETEDVVRADAERVVADLDPDSDVQIDFREAPAPDVHYGPYVTDADDPLVDALSSGVETVTDDEPAIGYFSSVGDFNYFGHRADLPTVIVGPDGENIHGAGEFVHTDDVVDVARIVAAGCASLLG
- a CDS encoding phosphotransacetylase family protein — encoded protein: MNPILFTTTDEGTGKTAIALAIARIAADRDVDAGYMKPKGTRLQSNVGKTLDKDPLLAGELLDLDAEVHDLEPVVYSQTLVETALRGQADPAELRERVTESYRELAADHELIVIEGGSRLSTGGIIGLTDRDVAELLDARVILIAHYDEPGDIDDVLAATRQLDEVDGVLFNGVSDDNYDELTTDAIPFLEDRGIPILGVVPHQRELAGITVADLADELGARVLTDETPLDGLVERVSVGAMGSEAALGQFRRTRSAAMITGGDRSEIQTAALQASGIACLLLTGGHSPPQAVLGRAEKANVPVLRVPSDTITAVDRAEDAIAAGPARSADTIERMQSLLVDRLDVDRLLDRE